One Engraulis encrasicolus isolate BLACKSEA-1 chromosome 5, IST_EnEncr_1.0, whole genome shotgun sequence DNA segment encodes these proteins:
- the ino80c gene encoding INO80 complex subunit C, producing the protein MASPANPGSPLLVDVVAVSASPGHDSKTSSSTTQGRGKKRPASPATTPLVPGNSKKKKTQVTTTGQVAQVDVTGEAKPGLGDPSSASTEPTPKPPPFKDPNFIHSGIGGAAAGKKNRSWKNLKQIIAAERALPWKIDHPNYYNIDAPPSLKPAKKYSDISGLPANYTDPQSKLRFASTEEFSYIRLLPTDVITGYLTLRKATCVVP; encoded by the exons ATGGCTTCACCTGCTAATCCCGGCTCACCACTGTTGGTAGATGTAGTTGCGGTTTCAGCGTCACCGGGGCACGACAGCAAAACGTCCTCTTCTACTACGCAGGGACGTGGGAAGAAGCGACCCGCTAGCCCAGCGACTACTCCACTTGTTCCTGGCAATAGCAAGAAAAAGAAGACACAGGTTACTACCACAGGCCAG GTGGCGCAAGTGGATGTGACTGGTGAAGCAAAACCTGGGCTGGGTGACCCTTCATCTGCATCAACTGAACCCACACCCAAGCCTCCACCTTTCAAAGACCCCAATTTCATT CACTCTGGTATTGGAGGAGCTGCTGCAGGGAAGAAGAACCGTAGCTGGAAGAACCTCAAGCAGATCATAGCAGCGGAGCGAGCCCTGCCCTGGAAAATTGACCATCCTAACT ATTACAACATAGATGCACCCCCTTCCCTGAAGCCAGCAAAGAAATACTCAGACATCTCTGGTCTTCCG GCCAACTACACAGACCCCCAGAGTAAGCTCCGCTTTGCCTCAACAGAAGAGTTCTCCTATATCCGCCTCCTACCCACCGATGTCATCACTGGCTACCTGACACTTCGAAAGGCCACTTGTGTGGTGCCATGA